Below is a window of Pseudodesulfovibrio sp. 5S69 DNA.
ACTCGGCCATGGAGTCCCGTTCAAAGGGCACATCCACTCCAATAACATCACCCAACCCATAAAATTCATTACCTGTTTCCTTGCGAAGCAGGGCCTTGCGATAGAGATCGGCCATAACTTTTCCGGCGGGCCGGGCGGCCTCCCGCGCCATGGCCGTTTCCAACTCGCATTCAACGAATATTTCGGCGAATCGAGAAATTTTATCCCGCGCGACACGACGCATGGATACCTTATGTGCCGAGCCGTCCAGAATCACGTTGCGCCCTTCGCGTACCAGCCCGGCCGCCTCCTCGGCAAACATCCAGTAGGCCGCCTCACGCTCCTCGGGAGTGTATTCCGGTTCCGGGAAATAGGCCTTGCGCCGCTCGTCCATCTGCAACAGGACCGTGTGCACACCGCGACCCTCCAGGGCATCGTGCAGGCCGCGTGCCAGGGTGGACTTGCCGCTGCCGGGCAGCCCCACGACCCAGACCGCCCAGCCCTCACCGCTCCGGCCGGCCATACGCCCTACTCCAGGTACCGGTTGACGTGTTCCCAGTCGAAGACCTCGTCTTCAAGGACGTTGGACACGAAATTGAACAGGCGCCGGCGCACCGGATCGGGGTGGTCGGGATACCACTCGGGGGAGGCGATGACCAGGCCGCGAAAGACGCAGAACGGGGCCAGAACCTCAAGGACCTCGGTGTCCCCGGTGCGCTCCAGGTACTCCCCGAAATAGGCGGTGTAGAGTTCCCGGAAGGGACCGGCCAGCTTCTCGTGGTCGTACAGGGACCAGAGCAGATAGTTGACGGCCATGGAGGCCAGGTCGCCGCCCGGCTCGCCCCACTCGCCTCGGCTGCGGTCGAGCACCGAAA
It encodes the following:
- a CDS encoding adenylyl-sulfate kinase; this encodes MAGRSGEGWAVWVVGLPGSGKSTLARGLHDALEGRGVHTVLLQMDERRKAYFPEPEYTPEEREAAYWMFAEEAAGLVREGRNVILDGSAHKVSMRRVARDKISRFAEIFVECELETAMAREAARPAGKVMADLYRKALLRKETGNEFYGLGDVIGVDVPFERDSMAEFVIDNTGLTREETLGKTLHFVDTWLANV